One window from the genome of Lathamus discolor isolate bLatDis1 chromosome 8, bLatDis1.hap1, whole genome shotgun sequence encodes:
- the BBS4 gene encoding Bardet-Biedl syndrome 4 protein translates to MAEPRAQAAPVSSLPAATEPLKPHPKKAPELPALERKNWLIYLLYVRRDYDECKALIKEQLQESHGLCEYAVYVQALIFRLEGKIQESLELFQTCSILNPRSTDNLKQVARSLFLLGKHKAAIEVYNEAAKLDEKDWEISHNLGVCYMYLKHFNKARDQLNNALELSRHDLTYMMLGKIHLLEGEMEKAIEVYKKAVEFSPENADLLTTLGLLYLQLGDYQKAFEHLGNALTYDPGNYKATLAAGSMMQAHGDFDVALSKYRVIASTAPESPPLWNNIGMCFFGKKKYVAAVSCLKRANYLAPFDWKILYNLGLVHLTMQQYASAFHFLSAAINFQPKMGELYMLLAVALTNLEDIENAKRSYEQAVALDKCNPLVNLNYAVLLYNQGDKKGALCQYQEMEKKVNALKESSTLDFDPEMVEVARKMGAALQVGESLVWTKSSKESKSKQKAALSGKSSSTQQLLGSNQALGQAMSSAAGYGKTMQLPSGARAPAPLAKSPSLPLEPEPGSEMSPEETPAPAAAEEQRKEKRKSSQAVE, encoded by the exons CACCAGAGTTACCAGCCCTAGAGAGGAAGAACTGGTTGATCTACCTGCTGTATGTCCGCAGGGACTACGATGAGTGCAAG GCTCTCATCaaagagcagctccaggagtCTCATGGGCTGTGTGAATATGCAGTCTACGTTCAAG CTTTGATATTTCGCTTGGAGGGGAAGATTCAAGAATCTCTTGAACTTTTCCAGACCTGTTCCATTCTGAACCCCCGAAGCACAGACAACCTCAAGCAGGTGGCACGATCGCT GTTTCTTTTGGGGAAGCACAAGGCAGCCATTGAAGTGTACAACGAAGCAGCTAAACTCGATGAAAAGGACTGG GAGATCAGCCACAACCTGGGTGTCTGCTACATGTACCTGAAGCACTTCAACAAG GCACGGGACCAGCTAAACAATGCCCTGGAGCTCAGCAGACATGATCTGACTTACATGATGCTGGGGAAAATTCACCTATTGGAAGGGGAGATGGAGAAAGCCATTGAAGTCTATAAGAAAGCCGTAGA GTTTTCCCCGGAGAATGCAGACCTCCTTACAACACTGGGGCTGCTGTACTTGCAG CTTGGGGATTACCAGAAGGCTTTTGAACACCTTGGGAACGCACTTACTTATGACCCAGGCAACTACAAG GCTACCTTGGCTGCTGGCAGCATGATGCAGGCGCATGGAGATTTTGATGTTGCCCTCTCCAAGTACCGGGTGATAGCCAGCACTGCGCCTGAAAGCCCCCCGCTGTGGAACAACATCGGGATGTGCTTCTTTGGGAAGAAGAAATACGTAGCT GCTGTCAGTTGCCTGAAGAGGGCAAACTACTTGGCTCCCTTTGACTGGAAGATTCTGTACAATCTGGGGTTAGTCCACCTCACAATGCAGCAGTATGCGTCTGCTTTCCACTTCCTCAGTGCTGCCATCAACTTCCAGCCCAAGATGGGAGAGCTCTATATGCTCCTTGCAG ttgcTCTGACAAACCTTGAGGACATTGAGAATGCAAAGCGTTCCTATGAGCAAGCTGTGGCACTGGACAA GTGCAACCCCCTGGTCAACCTGAACTACGCTGTCCTGCTGTATAACCAGGGTGACAAGAAGGGAGCCCTCTGTCAGTACCAGGAGATGGAGAAGAAGGTCAATGCCTTGAAGGAGAGCAGTACTCTTGACTTTGACCCTGAG ATGGTGGAGGTTGCCCGGAAGATGGGAGCTGCCCTGCAAGTAGGGGAGAGCCTGGTCTGGACTAAGTCTTCTAAAGAATCTAAATCCAAGCAGAAAGCTGCCCTGTCAGGCAAATCCTCCAGCACTCAGCAACTGCTGGGCTCTAACCAGGCCCTGGGCCAAGCCATGTCCTCAGCTGCAGGCTATGGGAAAACCATGCAGCTTCCCTCAG GTGCTAGAGCTCCAGCCCCACTTGCAAAGTCCCCCTCACTGCCTCTGGAACCAGAACCAGGCTCAGAAATGAGCCCCGAGGAAACCCCGGCACCAGCAGCGgctgaggagcagaggaaagagaagcGCAAGAGCTCCCAGGCAGTGGAGTAG